The following is a genomic window from Deltaproteobacteria bacterium.
CGGGCTCCGGGTGGCGCGCTCGACGGACGATCAGGTCGCCGCGCGGACGTTGTCGCCGGCGCGGTTGAACATGCCGACGATCTCGTCCTTGAACGCGACGAGCGCGGCGATCAGCGCGACGGCGATGACGGCCGTGATCAGGCCGTACTCTACGGCGGTGCCGGCG
Proteins encoded in this region:
- a CDS encoding Flp family type IVb pilin translates to MNHTTLARLIHEEDAGTAVEYGLITAVIAVALIAALVAFKDEIVGMFNRAGDNVRAAT